The segment AATCCATGTGTCTAGAAACGAATCGTCATTATTGAAGTCTTCCACATTCATGATACTGTACAGCGGGATGGTGAGCCTTTGATTGGCAAGGGGGTGGTTGTCATCGGAGGAGTCCACCTTGATCTCCATGTTAAAATCGCCGGTATGTTTCAGGTTGCCCATGGCATCGAGGGTCGTGATCCAGGTGTGATGCTTTTGATAAAAGTCCAGTTCAAGATTGACCACGGCTTGTGGGTCTTCCGCATTCTTCAGGTAGTCCTTTTTATAGGATTGAAGAGCTGTCTGGATATCCTTCTCTTTTTGATGCACATAAAACTCTTTGAAGAACACGGTTTGCCCGACAAAAACGACGGAAAGAATGAACAGGCACAATGCGGACGTCAATATGAACAGCTTGAGTACAATACCGCTTTTCATGGTTGATCCTCAAATTTGTATCCTGAACGAACGACGGTGACGATGGATTTGGCGTGCTTTCCCAGTTTGGAACGGAGATTGCGAATATGGCTGTTGACCGTTCGATTGTCACCTACGAAATCATATCCCCAAATTTTCGTGATCAGTTGTTCTCTTGTGATGATGATTCCTTTGTTTTTCATCAGGCATGCCAGGATTTCAAACTCCGTATGGGTTAAATTGCAGTTCTCCCCATCGACCGTAACGGAACGGGAGGGGAAATGGATCGAAATTCTGCCATTGGATAATGTATCATTCTTATGTTCCCGAGCAGGCCGACTCTCCAAAAGTCGCTTTGCCCGTGCCAGCAAAATCCGGGGACTGTACGGTTTGGTAACATAATCATCTGCACCGAGCTCAAATCCGAGCAGCGTATCATCCTCATCCGAACGTGCTGTCAACATAATGATCGGAGTGTTCGACGCCTTGCGAATGCGTCTGCACACCGACCACCCGTCCAATTCAGGCAGCATAATATCCAAAATGATTAAATGCACCTCATGCTCTTGAAACAGTGTCAATGCATGTCTTCCGTCGGCTGCTTCCAACACTTCATAGCCTGCATCGAGCAAATAATCCTTTATAATTTCACGTAAAATCTGCTCATCCTCCACAACCAGTATCTTTTTTGACATTCGGCGATCTCTCCGTGTTTTTAAGTAGGATCAAGTATTTAAAAAGTATAGAGAATGCAACATATTATTGGATATTCTATCATGTCGAGGACAATATCAATAAATATAACTTTATTTATTATAACATGGGCAAGGAATGTACAGGATTTATGGAAGAATCCATTGAAACAGGGAATGAGGGGGGATATGAAACTTCGTTTACAAGGGGACCGGGTGGTGCTGAGGGACTTGGAGCCGGAGGATCTGGATCGTCTCTGGTATTGGAAATATGAAGCAGAGGATCGGGAACACCAGCTTTGGAACGGTCCTTACCGGCCGGTGGTGAAACCGGCGCGGGAGAAGTTTGACCGCCTGTGGGCGGAGGAGCTGGACCGGGTGGGCACCGACTCTCCCCGGTGGCAGATGGTGATCGAGATTGACGGGGAACTGAAGGGTACCGTCGGCCGTTACTGGGTGGATGAGGCAACCAATTGGTCGGAAATCGGGATTGTCATCTTCGATTCCCGGTACTGGTCGGGGGGTTACGGGAGGGAAGCCTTTCAGATGTGGATCGACTATCTCTTCCGCCATGTGGATACGGTTCGCCTGGGAATCTCCACCTGGTCCGGGAATGAGCGGATGATCCGTCTCGCGGCCCGCTGTGGCATGGTGGAGGAGGGAAGAATCCGCAAAGCCCGGATCGTCCGGGGGCGGTATTATGATTCGGTCAAGATGGGGATCCTTCGGGAAGAATGGGAAGCGATGACCCGGGAAGCGTTGTAATAAAGCCGTCATACCCATAGGGCACAAGTCGTGCCGGGGTCGCCATGCACTCACCAGTACAAGTCTCGCCAGTGGGCTTTCGCCCCCGGTCTCGCTATGCACTCACCAGCACAAGTCTCGCCAGGGGGCTTTCGCCCCCGGTCTCGCTATGCAGGGAGGGTTGGGTTTTGCATGGATGACTTTGCTCGGAAGAACAACCGGAACGCAGCCCAGCCCCAAATATGGATTTATCAGACGCACCCCAGTTATGAAAGGTCTCTCCACGCAAGAGGCCTTTTTTTGCTGGCAACGGATTTGGACGGGATTTCCATTGACGGTTTGTTGAACGAATTGTACATTAAATAACGAACATGAACATAATATAACATAAAATGTGTTCGTTTCTGTTCGATATTTGAAAAGGAGTTTTACTCTGTATGTTATCTGCAGAACGCCGGCGTTTGATTCAACAGAAGCTGGAACGTGAAGGGGTCGTCAAGATCAGTGATTTGACGGGGGAGCTGGGGGTCTCCGCCATGACGATCCGCCGGGACCTGGATCAATTGGAACAGGAGATGGCGATTCGGCGCACCCATGGCGGAGCGATGCTCAACCCCTCCCGGCTCCGGGAATCGCCGTTGCGGGAAAAGGAGATTCGGAACGGACAGGCCAAAGAAGCGATGGCCCGGGCGGCATTGCCCTTGTTGCGTTCCGGGGAGAGCATCATTCTGGATGCAGGCTCCACTCTCCTGACCTTTGCCCGGGAATTGAAACAGATGCAGGATCTGCTCCTGGTGACCAATGATATTAAAATCGCCGTCGAGCTGGGGGATGAAGAGGGGATCCGGGTGATTCTGACCGGTGGCGAGTTGAAACCCCATGTATACAGCCTGGAGGGATATTTCGGGGAAACGATGCTGAAAGACCTGCAGGTGGATACCGCTTTTGTGGGGTGTGACGGCTTCAGCCGGGAAGGCGGAATTCAGACCAACAGTTTACCCAAGGTGAAGATGAAGCAGGCTATGCTCAAGCGGGCGGGTCGCCGGGTGTTGATGGCGGACGCCAGTAAGTTGAATCAGCCCGGTCTGGTGCGCTTTGCATCCCTGGAAGAGTTTCAGGTGATCATCACCGATGATCGGGTCACCGATGATTTCCGGGAAGTGTGTGAGGAGTTGGAGATCCAGCTGATCGTTGCCGATCGTGGAGACGAAAGGCCGGGTCTAGAAAGGAGTCACTGATGAAGGCAGGGATTATTGCCGATGATTTGACGGGTGCCAATGCCACCGGTGTCCGTCTGTCCAAGCAGGGGTTTCGCACCGCATCCACCGTGTTTGGGTTGACACAGCCCCAAGGGAATTTTGATGCGATCTGTGTCGACACCGACAGTCGCTATGCAACCGTGGATGAAGCGCGGCGCCGGGTCAGGGAAACGGTGGAATCGATGCAGACAAGCGGAGTCAACATCTTTTGCAAACGGATCGACAGTACCTTCCGGGGCAATATCGGGGCGGAGATCGAGGCACTGCTGGAAGTGCTGGGGGAAGAGACGACAGCGGTGGTGGTCCCTTCTTTTCCCGATTCCGGGAGGATGACAGTGGGAGGATATCTCATGGTCCACGGGGTTCCGCTGCAACGCACCGACGTGGCCCTGGATCCGATCGCTCCCATCCGGCATTCCTTTATCCCCCGGCTGCTGGAACAGCAAACCCGGTATCCGATTGCTTTTATCGAATTGGAAACGATTCTGAACGGGGAAGCCGCCATCGCCTCGGCATTGTCCCAGGCGATTGATCAGGGGCACCGCATGGTGGTGACGGATGCTGCGACGGAGGAGCAGATTGCCCAAATCGCCAGAGGGATGGTGATGACAGGGAGACCTGTGATTCCGGTGGATCCGGGCCCGTTGACGGTGGCCTACATCCAGGAACGGTCCCGGTCACAGCCCTCAGGGAGCAAGGTGCTGGTCACCGTGGGCAGTGTGACCCACACTGCGGGAAGACAGTTGGAACGGTTGATCCGGGAGTGGGACTGTGATCCGGTATATGTCCCCCCGGAAGCGTTGATCCTGGCATCGGACAGAAGGGAGAAGGCGATGGAGGAGGCGATTGCCGCGGCCCTGGAACGGAGCCGCCGGGACCCCGTCATCGTGGTGACCACCCATCACCCGGAGCAAAGGGTGCTCGACCTGGCCTCCATCGCCAAAGAACACGGCACCTCGGAGAGTTCTCTGGCCAAAAGTATCACCGATGGACTCGCCGGGATCACCCGCCGGGTGATGGAGAAGAGTCAGGGGGAAATCGGTGGATGTTTCTCCAGCGGCGGTGATGTGACCGCTTCCCTGTTTGCGGCGACGGGGGCCAAAGGAATTGAATTGGTGGACGAAATTCAACCCTTGGTTGCCTACGGACGTTTTGTCGGAGGCTATCTGGACGGGACGCCCATTGTCACCAAGGGGGGAATGGCCGGAGGAGAGGATGCCATCCATATCAGTGTCCGCTTTTTACGGGCGCAATTGCTAAAGAATCGATAAGGAGTGTGGAAATTGGATAAACCATTGATTGCTGTTTCCATGGGAGATCCCGCCGGCGTGGGGCCGGAAATCACAGTCAAGGCTTTGAATAATCCCGAAATCTATGAGGTGTGCCGCCCTGTGGTCACCGGTCATCGGGATGTGTTGCAACAGGCGATGGAATTCAGCGATGTCCATCTGCAGTTGCATGAAATCGAACGGCCTCAGGATGGTCGCTTCCAGCATGGCACCATCGATCTGGTCCATCTGGACAATGTGCGGATGGATGAATTGAAACTGGGAGCCATCCAGCCCATGGGCGGACAGGCCGCTTACGATTATTTTATGCTGGCGGGCCAATGGGCCCATGAAGGCGTGGTGGACGCCGTCGCCACCACCCCGATCAACAAGGAGTCCCTGCAAGCGGCTCAAGTTCCCTTCATCGATCATACAGCGATGATCGCCCATATCTCGGGAGTGGAAGACCCCTTGACGATGTTTGAGGTGCGAAACCTGCGGATCTTCTTCCTGACCCGGCACCTCTCTCTGAAGGATGCGATCGATTTGATCGATGCCGACCGGGTGCATGATTACCTGAAACGGTGTGATGATGCCTTGCGCAAGTTGGGCTTGGAGAAGCGCAAACTGGCGGTGGCCGCTCTCAATCCGCATGCCGGGGAACAAGGATTGTTCGGAAGGGAAGAGATGGACCAATTGAGACCGGGGATCGAACGGGCCAAAGCGGAGGGAATCGATGCCCATGGCCCGGTGCCGGCGGATTCGGTTTTCCATCAAGCCCAGCAGGGTCGATATGATGCGGTTTTGTCCCTGTATCATGACCAGGGACATATCGCGGCCAAGATGCTGGACTTTGAACGGACTGTCTCCATCACCAGCGGCGTTCCCTTCCTGCGCACTTCCGTGGACCACGGCACCGCTTTCGATA is part of the Kroppenstedtia eburnea genome and harbors:
- a CDS encoding response regulator transcription factor, yielding MSKKILVVEDEQILREIIKDYLLDAGYEVLEAADGRHALTLFQEHEVHLIILDIMLPELDGWSVCRRIRKASNTPIIMLTARSDEDDTLLGFELGADDYVTKPYSPRILLARAKRLLESRPAREHKNDTLSNGRISIHFPSRSVTVDGENCNLTHTEFEILACLMKNKGIIITREQLITKIWGYDFVGDNRTVNSHIRNLRSKLGKHAKSIVTVVRSGYKFEDQP
- a CDS encoding GNAT family N-acetyltransferase, whose protein sequence is MKLRLQGDRVVLRDLEPEDLDRLWYWKYEAEDREHQLWNGPYRPVVKPAREKFDRLWAEELDRVGTDSPRWQMVIEIDGELKGTVGRYWVDEATNWSEIGIVIFDSRYWSGGYGREAFQMWIDYLFRHVDTVRLGISTWSGNERMIRLAARCGMVEEGRIRKARIVRGRYYDSVKMGILREEWEAMTREAL
- a CDS encoding DeoR/GlpR family DNA-binding transcription regulator produces the protein MLSAERRRLIQQKLEREGVVKISDLTGELGVSAMTIRRDLDQLEQEMAIRRTHGGAMLNPSRLRESPLREKEIRNGQAKEAMARAALPLLRSGESIILDAGSTLLTFARELKQMQDLLLVTNDIKIAVELGDEEGIRVILTGGELKPHVYSLEGYFGETMLKDLQVDTAFVGCDGFSREGGIQTNSLPKVKMKQAMLKRAGRRVLMADASKLNQPGLVRFASLEEFQVIITDDRVTDDFREVCEELEIQLIVADRGDERPGLERSH
- the pdxA gene encoding 4-hydroxythreonine-4-phosphate dehydrogenase PdxA; this translates as MDKPLIAVSMGDPAGVGPEITVKALNNPEIYEVCRPVVTGHRDVLQQAMEFSDVHLQLHEIERPQDGRFQHGTIDLVHLDNVRMDELKLGAIQPMGGQAAYDYFMLAGQWAHEGVVDAVATTPINKESLQAAQVPFIDHTAMIAHISGVEDPLTMFEVRNLRIFFLTRHLSLKDAIDLIDADRVHDYLKRCDDALRKLGLEKRKLAVAALNPHAGEQGLFGREEMDQLRPGIERAKAEGIDAHGPVPADSVFHQAQQGRYDAVLSLYHDQGHIAAKMLDFERTVSITSGVPFLRTSVDHGTAFDIAGKGIASPVSMEECIKAAAKYAPQFVRA
- a CDS encoding four-carbon acid sugar kinase family protein produces the protein MKAGIIADDLTGANATGVRLSKQGFRTASTVFGLTQPQGNFDAICVDTDSRYATVDEARRRVRETVESMQTSGVNIFCKRIDSTFRGNIGAEIEALLEVLGEETTAVVVPSFPDSGRMTVGGYLMVHGVPLQRTDVALDPIAPIRHSFIPRLLEQQTRYPIAFIELETILNGEAAIASALSQAIDQGHRMVVTDAATEEQIAQIARGMVMTGRPVIPVDPGPLTVAYIQERSRSQPSGSKVLVTVGSVTHTAGRQLERLIREWDCDPVYVPPEALILASDRREKAMEEAIAAALERSRRDPVIVVTTHHPEQRVLDLASIAKEHGTSESSLAKSITDGLAGITRRVMEKSQGEIGGCFSSGGDVTASLFAATGAKGIELVDEIQPLVAYGRFVGGYLDGTPIVTKGGMAGGEDAIHISVRFLRAQLLKNR